In Gemmatimonadota bacterium, the sequence GCGACGTTTTGACGGGGGTGGGAGTATGCGGTCTTTTGCAATGGAGAGTGTGCAAACGTCCGCGAATTATTACCACTACGCACTTGCACATGATCCCTATTGCAGGCGCGCGTATTACGGGCTGGGGATGCTGAGTATAGAGGGTGGATATAAAGAGGATTTGATTGTTATTGCGCAGGCACTTTTAGACCGATGGCCACAGGATCGAGATGGACTTTTGTTTTTGGGATTGGGGTATTATGCGGCCGAAAAGTTTGAAGCGGCGGGCAAAGCATTTGATCGCGCGTACGCACAGATGGATTCGGTTGGTCAGGCTGCGATGACTTCAATAGAATTGTTGGGTGGTGGGGATGAGGCACCTGCGCTTTTTTGGCAAATGCGCGATCCTTTGTTTCTCTCGCCTGTGAACGAGAGAAAGCTGGCACATCGCGGGCGGGTTGCTTATGCAAATTTGCGATTTGGCCTACCCGATGAGGGGATTGCGGGTTGGGAAACGGATATGGGCAAGGTCTGGATTCGCTATGGTCGCTATGTCAATCGCGTGAGAACGCTTATTCCACATCGAGAGATCTGGACATACGAAGATTTTTCAATGGACTTTTTTTCCTATGATTCTGTGCATTGGAAATTGGAATTGATGAAGGATGAGCGATGGGCACTCGTGCCGGGCGGATGGGGCAGGAGTCAGATTCTATCGCCCAATTTTTATTTGCCCGAGCGCTATGTCGATCCATATCGAGATCAGAAATACGGATTGCCCGTGCAGGTGGGATTTTTTAAGGCTGAAGAAGGACAGGTCAAAGTGGCTCTTTCATGGGGCATCCCCAAGCGGCAGTTGCAGTATCTCAAGCTCTATGAGACCTATCAGGTCGATTTAGATGCCGGTATTTTTGTCCACGGAAGCAATGGAGAAGAGGTAACGAGTATCAGGTGGCAGCCAGAGGTATTTCGAGATGTTTGGGCCGATTCGTTAAAGGTGCGGTATTTGTTGGGGCAACGCGACCTGATTTTGGCACCAGATCAACAAGATGCCGATTCACTCGTGCTGTCTTTAGAGATTAAAGATTCGGGAAAGAAAACAGTGGGCGTGTTCCGCGATACCGTTTTTGTACAGGCATTTCCCGATGATGTGATTTCTATGAGTTCTGTGTTGTTGGCTTCGCATGCGGGGGATGGCAAAGAGGGGATAGAGGTCATACCCAATCCGTTGAGAACTTTTGACGCGGACGAGTTGTTGTATATCTATTTTGAGATCTACAATCTGATACGCGATGAGTTTGGGCAGACCGATTTTTCTGTGACGTACAGAG encodes:
- a CDS encoding GWxTD domain-containing protein, which gives rise to MGVLSVFVLMACVPANANSVDSLLARAQRDTLKSLDYRIGLLRKALRVDGDRADVCAALGALFMQKNTPASRLRADRYIYRAIVLDPENIEYHLSYATLQRKKGFRYNARRYFEKVLSMDSTQVDAACEVGDYYLQDMLKYVDARRFDGGGSMRSFAMESVQTSANYYHYALAHDPYCRRAYYGLGMLSIEGGYKEDLIVIAQALLDRWPQDRDGLLFLGLGYYAAEKFEAAGKAFDRAYAQMDSVGQAAMTSIELLGGGDEAPALFWQMRDPLFLSPVNERKLAHRGRVAYANLRFGLPDEGIAGWETDMGKVWIRYGRYVNRVRTLIPHREIWTYEDFSMDFFSYDSVHWKLELMKDERWALVPGGWGRSQILSPNFYLPERYVDPYRDQKYGLPVQVGFFKAEEGQVKVALSWGIPKRQLQYLKLYETYQVDLDAGIFVHGSNGEEVTSIRWQPEVFRDVWADSLKVRYLLGQRDLILAPDQQDADSLVLSLEIKDSGKKTVGVFRDTVFVQAFPDDVISMSSVLLASHAGDGKEGIEVIPNPLRTFDADELLYIYFEIYNLIRDEFGQTDFSVTYRVGPPDLRRFSDKRDRKAIAQLGIGDDRWRISVSTDYRGGDMQEPIYLSIDLSELGPGVHLLSIVVTDRQTGLQAWRETLFRIL